One segment of Eschrichtius robustus isolate mEscRob2 chromosome 3, mEscRob2.pri, whole genome shotgun sequence DNA contains the following:
- the TP73 gene encoding tumor protein p73, whose protein sequence is MSQSTQPTAADEGATFQHLWSSLEPDSTYFDLPQSGQGNDEVVGGAEASMDVFHLQGMTTSVMSQLHLLSSTMDQLGSRAASAGSPYAPEHTARVPSHSPYAQPSSTFDAMSPAPAIPSNADYPGPHHFEVTFQQSSTAKSATWTYSPLLKKLYCQIAKTCPIQIKVSTPPPPGTVIRAMPIYKKAEHVTEVVKRCPNHELGRDFNEGQSAPASHLIRVEGNNLSQYVDDPVTGRQSVMVPYEPPQVGTEFTTILYNFMCNSSCVGGMNRRPILIIITLETRDGQVLGRRSFEGRICACPGRDRKADEDHFREQQALNESAAKSGAASKRAFKQSPPAIPALSTNVKKKRHGDEETYYIHVRGRENFEILMKVKESLELMELVPPQLVESYRQQQQLLQRPSHLQPPSYGPVLSPVNKAHGVVNKLPSVNQLVGQPPLHGSAAGPNLGPVGPGILNNHGHALPANGEINGGPSSQSMVSGSHCTPPPPYHADPSLVSFLTGLGCPNCIEYFTSQGLQNIYHLQNLTIEDLGALKIPDQHRMTIWRGLQDLKQSHDYSAQQLIRSSGNAATIAIGGSGELQRQRVMEAVHFRVRHTITIPNRGGPAGGAGPDEWADFGFDLPDCKSRKQSIKEEFTESEAN, encoded by the exons TCCCAGTTGCATTTGCTGAGCAGCACCATGGACCAGCTGGGCAGCCGCGCGGCCTCGGCCGGCAGCCCCTACGCCCCGGAGCACACCGCTCGCGTGCCCAGCCATTCGCCCTACGCGCAGCCCAGCTCCACCTTCGACGCCATGTCGCCCGCGCCTGCCATCCCCTCCAACGCCGACTACCCCGGCCCCCACCACTTCGAGGTGACCTTCCAGCAGTCGAGCACAGCCAAGTCGGCCACCTGGACG TACTCTCCTCTGCTAAAGAAGCTTTACTGCCAAATCGCCAAGACGTGCCCCATCCAGATCAAGGTGTCCACCCCGCCGCCTCCGGGCACTGTCATCCGCGCCATGCCCATCTACAAGAAGGCGGAGCACGTGACCGAGGTCGTGAAGCGCTGCCCCAACCACGAGCTCGGGCGGGACTTCAACGAAG GACAGTCTGCCCCCGCCAGCCACCTCATCCGCGTGGAGGGCAACAACCTTTCGCAGTACGTGGACGACCCTGTCACCGGCAGGCAGAGCGTCATGGTGCCCTACGAGCCCCCGCAG GTGGGGACAGAGTTCACCACCATCCTGTACAACTTCATGTGCAACAGCAGCTGTGTCGGGGGCATGAACCGGCGGCccatcctcatcatcatcacccTGGAGACACGGGA CGGACAGGTGCTGGGCCGCCGGTCCTTCGAGGGCCGCATCTGTGCCTGTCCTGGCCGAGACCGCAAAGCGGATGAAGACCACTTCCGCGAGCAGCAGGCCCTGAACGAGAGCGCTGCCAAGAGCGGGGCTGCCAGCAAGCGCG CCTTCAAGCAGAGTCCCCCTGCTATCCCTGCCCTGAGCACCAACGTGAAGAAGAAGCGGCACGGGGACGAGGAAACCTACTACATTCAT GTGCGGGGCCGGGAGAACTTTGAGATCCTGATGAAGGTCAAGGAGAGCCTGGAGTTGATGGAGCTGGTGCCCCCGCAGCTGGTCGAGTCGtaccggcagcagcagcagctcctgCAGAGGCC GAGTCACCTGCAGCCTCCGTCCTACGGGCCCGTCCTCTCGCCCGTGAACAAAGCGCACGGGGTTGTCAACAAGCTGCCCTCCGTCAACCAGCTGGTGGGCCAGCCTCCCCTGCACGGCTCAGCGGCCGGGCCCAACCTGGGGCCCGTGG GCCCCGGGATACTCAACAACCACGGCCACGCCCTGCCAGCCAACGGTGAGATAAACGGCGGCCCCAGCTCCCAGTCCATGGTCTCGGGGTCCCACTGTACCCCGCCACCCCCCTACCACGCCGACCCCAGCCTGGTCAG TTTTTTAACAGGCTTGGGGTGTCCAAACTGCATCGAGTATTTCACCTCCCAGGGGTTACAGAACATTTACCACCTGCAGAACCTAACGATAGAG GACCTGGGGGCCCTGAAGATCCCGGACCAGCACCGAATGACCATCTGGAGGGGCCTCCAGGACCTGAAGCAGAGCCACGACTACAGCGCGCAGCAGCTGATCCGCTCCAGCGGCAACGCGGCCACCATCGCCATCGGGGGCTCGGGGGAGCTGCAGCGGCAGCGGGTCATGGAGGCCGTGCACTTCCGCGTGCGCCACACCATCACCATCCCCAACCGCGGGGGCCCGGCTGGGGGTGCGGGGCCCGATGAGTGGGCCGACTTCGGCTTCGACCTCCCGGACTGCAAGTCCCGCAAACAGTCCATCAAAGAGGAGTTCACGGAGAGCGAGGCCAACTGA